TCCCTCCGCTTAACAAAAAATTACTGAAAGGCTTATGAAATGAAACTTGAAAAATTATCCATCGGCACTGGCGACAGATTCGCTCACCAGGGCAAGGCACAGCTTGCCGCTATAATAAAAGCCAAACAGCAGGGCTGTAATATAGTTCCCGTCTGGAATAAATCCAACAGAGAACATTCCATCATCGGCACTAAACCGGCGGATTTAAGAACCGAAGCGGACGGGGCCGTAAAGGCGCTCGGCTGGAAAGATTCGTATTACGTCGATGCAGACCATATAAATTTAAGCACGGTCGATTCATTCATCGAACCGAGCAATTTCTTCACGCTCGATGTGGCAGACTATATCGGCCAAAAATGCGACGAAAAGGATTTAAAGGATTTTGTCGCACAAAATAAAAAATTCATCGGCACAATCGAAATCCCCGGAATTAGTGAAAAATTAAATATTACACAGGGCGACCTTGAGAAAATCGGCGAAAAATTTCTGCTGGCCGTTAAAAAAGCAGGTGAAATTTACAGGCACGTTGCCGAGAAGAAAGGCTCCGATAATTTCGTAACTGAAGTTTCAATGGACGAATCAAACGAGCCGCAAAGTCCAGTTGAGATGCTATTTATACTCTCGGCTATCGCCGCTGAAAAAATTCCAGCCCAGACAATCGCGCCGAAATTCACCGGCAGATTTAACAAAGGTGTCGATTACGTCGGCAATGTTGCACAATTCGAAAAGGAATTCAACGAAGATATAGCCGTTATTAATTTCGCAGTTAAACAGTTCGGCCTGCCGAATAATCTGAAATTAAGCGTTCATTCCGGCAGCGACAAATTTTCAATTTACACGCCGATTAAAAAAGCATTGAAGAAGACCGGCGCCGGTCTGCATTTAAAAACCGCGGGCACGACATGGCTGGAGGAAATTATCGGTCTGGCTCTGGCCGGCGGATGCGGCCTTGAGATCGCAAAGGAAGTTTACAGCCAGGCTCTCGAACATTTCGATGAACTTTGCGGCCCTTACGCAACGGTCATAGATATCGATAAATCGAAATTGCCAAGTCCGGAAGAGGTCGCAAAATGGGACAGTGTAAAATTCGCCAATACGCTTCGCCATGACCAGAGCTGTAAAGATTATAATCTTCACTTCCGCCAGTTAATCCACGTCGGTTATAAAATCGCCGCCAAGATGGGAAGCTGCTACATCGAAGCGCTGGAAAAATACGAAGATACAATCGCAAAAACAGTAACAGAAAATATCTACGACAGGCACATAAAGAGAATTTTTATCGATTGACGTCGTTTTCGAGCAGTTTGAGAAGATTTTCTTTTGCAAGAAGTTTTAAATCCTGCTGTCGCTCAATAAACGGCCGGACATCGGCAATTACTTTATTCCAATCGTATTGGGAAATACGTTGAGCGGTTTCATTTTTCCAGTTATCAATGGTAATTGCCTGTCCCTGCCAACCCGTCTGCTGCAGGGCATTATTTAAAAAAATGGTATTTGGCGCAGGCCAGTTTCTGTCGGACAGGTACCAAAATAAATCGTAAACATCTCTGCCTTTAACATATTTACGGCTTAACAATGCGTGTAATTTACCGGCAAGCAAAGAAGCCCTGTCGTAATGCTGCACATTTAATAAACAGTGTTTTCTTATTACGCTTGTCTCAAAATTAGCCCCAGCCGGCGGATTCGTATCGATTTCCACCTTAATCGAAATAGTTTCTGAACGATGCGGTGAAAGTTCAAGTTCATAAAGCAGGCCTTCAAAATTTAAAAAGGCGTTTTTTACTGCCTTTTCGGTCTTTCCTTTAATAATCAGAGAATAATCCTCGGCAAGAAAAAGGCTTTTGATTCTTTTCATAATCCCGGTGAAATTATCTTCGACTCCGGAAGCTGAAATAGAAAAATCCAGGTCTTCTGAAAAACGCGGCATCAAATAAAGAAACCTCAAAGCGGTCCCGCCGACAAATGCCCAGTTTTCAAAGGCTCCGTTTTCCTGAAGACCCTCAAGCAATCTTGCCTGCAGGTATTCTCTCACGATACATCTTGCGAGATTGTTGTCCTGAACGTTTTCAATGATTTGTTTTATATAATCTTTCACAGTTCTACGCCTTCCATTTCATCAATTATTTTTTTGATATTCAATACCGCCCTTTTAAGTTTATGATTTTTTGACTTTTCAACATATCGAAAAAGCAGGTCCTTATTGAGCCTGTTCAAATTTTGCAGCCTGAGTTCATCGAGAAATTCTTCAGTATCACCCCCGGCAGTTAAATACACCAAATCGAGTAAAGCTTTTTCCGGCCGAGCAACAAAGGCCTGTTGTTTTAGGGAGAATTCAATCTTCTGATAACCCCAAAATAAATTTTTATTGATATGTCTGTATTCGAACCGGCCGAGCAAAGTTTCAATAGTCTCCGGTCTGTCGGCGGCAATACTGGTAATGACAGGAACAAATTCAGGAATCAGTCCATACAAGGACAATGCCGACTGGAGACTTACATAAGATGGGGATTTTAGACTGTTGGCAATAACGAATAACTCCGGTTTGATTTTCCTGTAAGGCTCGGCAAGTGTATATAATCCTTTATTCAACCTTAAGACCCTGCCAGCCCTAACCCAGCGATTGAGTTGCAATCTCACCTGAGCCAAATTCTGACCTGCCGCCAGGAACATAGTCGTAAAACACGACAAATTCGCTGTTTTCTTTACTAATTCTTCAAATTTCATAGCATAAATATATCATAAATGATAAATTGTTGCAATGTATTTTTCGGCATATATCTATGCAAACTTTAAATATAAATAATTGTATTTTGGACCATATTTATCCTTATATCTCAATGTTTCCCTTGCCTCTCCTTCAACTATAGGTATACTATTATGTTTTTACCGTAAAATTAACCTTCAGGAAATCAATTTATGCCCATTTTTGAATACAAGTGCTCCGATTGTGGAAAGGTGAGCGAATTTCTGGAAAAGGCTGATTCAAAAGCCGGCCGAAGCTGTCCGGACTGCAACAGCAAAAACCTTAAAAAACAATTCTCAACTTTTTCCGCTGTGGTAAAACAGCCTGCCGCCGGTTCAAAATGTCATACCTGCCCTTCCGGCGGAACATGCCCTCATTCAGGACTCTAAAAACTATGAACGAAAACACAGGATTCTATAACTTTAACGATATAGAAAAAAAGTGGCAAACGTATTGGGAGACAAACAAGACCTTTGCCGCTTCTGACAGCGATAAGAGCAAGCCCAAGTACTACGTGCTGGACATGTTTCCATATCCGTCTGCACAGGGCCTTCACGTCGGCCATCCGGAAGGCTATACAGCAAGCGATATCATCGCCCGCTATAAAAGAATGAACGGTTTTAACGTTCTGCACCCCATAGGCTGGGACGCGTTCGGGCTGCCCGCCGAACAATACGCAATCCAGACCGGCACGCATCCTGCCAAAACAACCCAGCAGAATATCAATAATATGCGGCGACAAATCAAATCGCTCGGCTTTTCCTACGACTGGGACAGGCAGGTCGATACCACGGACCAGAAATATTACAAATGGACACAGTGGATATTCCTGAAATTATTCAACAGCTATTTCGACGAAACAGAACAAAAAGCAAAACCAATCGAACAATTACCAATACCATCAAACTTAAATACGGAAGAAAAAAGGAAATACATCGACGACCATCGCCTTGCCTATGAGGCTGAAATAGCGGTCAACTGGTGCCCTGAACTTGGAACCGTTCTGGCAAACGAAGAAGTAATCGGCGGTATAAGCGAACGAGGCGGACATCCGGTAATAAGAAAACCTATGCGTCAATGGATGCTGCGAATCACAAAATACGCAGACAGGCTTCAGGACGATTTGGTACTTGTCGATTGGCCGGAATCCATAAAGAAACTGCAAACCGACTGGATAGGCAAAAGCATCGGCGCCGAAGTCGATTTTAAAGTCGCCGGCTTCGATGAAACAATAACTGTCTTTACCACCCGACCGGATACGCTTTTCGGTGCAACCTATATGGTACTTGCGCCGGAACATCCGTTCGTCGATAAAATTACCACTGCGGATAAAAAAACCGCGATTGCCGATTACAAGAAAAAGGCACAGAGCAAAAGCGACCTCGACAGAACAGACCTTGCCAAAGACAAGACCGGTGAATTTACCGGTGCCTTTGCGATAAATCCCGTCAATGACAAGAAAATTCCAATCTGGATTAGCGACTACGTTCTGATTAGTTATGGAACCGGCGCGATAATGAGCGTACCGGCTCACGATGAACGCGATTTCGAATTCGCAAAGAAATTCAACCTGCCTATCATCCCGGTAGTCGAACCGGAAGACAAGGCTCTGGCCGAGCAGGTCGAAAAAGGCGAGTATTGTTTTGCCGGTGACGGCATTGCGATAAACAGCGGAAAATTCAACGGCTTATCGACAGCGGAATTTAAAGAAAAAATTACAAACTGGCTCAGCGAAAAAGACCTCGGCAAAAAGGCCGTCAATTACAAGCTTCGCGACTGGCTGTTTTCACGCCAGCGATACTGGGGCGAACCGTTCCCAATTCTGCACCACGAAGATGGAAGTATAACCGCACTTGACGAAAAGCAACTGCCCCTGACATTGCCGGAGGTTGAAAGCTATAAGCCTTCGGGCACAGCTTTATCGCCGCTGGCGACGATTGATAACTGGCTCAATGTAAAACTGCCTGACGGCAAAACCGCAAAACGCGAGACAAATACAATGCCGCAGTGGGCAGGAAGCTGCTGGTATTATCTGCGTTATCTCGACCCGGACAACGATATGGAAAGCTGGTCGAAACAGAAGGAAAAATACTGGATGCCGGTCGATTTATATATCGGCGGTGCCGAGCACGCTGTGCTTCATCTGCTTTATTCACGGTTCTGGCACAAACTGCTTTATGATTTGGGCTATGTCAGCACGGCCGAGCCGTTTAAAAAACTTATCAATCAGGGAATGATACTCGGCGAAGACAATCAGAAGATGAGCAAATCCAGAGGCAACGTTGTCAATCCCGACAAGGTCATTACCGACTACGGCGCAGATTCGATGAGACTTTACGAAATGTTTATGGGCCCGCTCGAGGCCGCCAAACCGTGGAGTATGCAGGGAGTCGAAGGCGTTCACAGGTTTTTAAATAAACTCTGGCGAACAACAATCGACGAAGAAACTGGCGGCTTAAACGGCAATATAAAAGATGTCGATGCCGACGAAGAAACACAGAAAATACTCCATCAGACCATAAAGAAAGTTACACAGAATATCGATACTTTCCGGTTCAATACGGCAATAAGCCAGATGATGATTTTTGTCAATCACCTGAATAAACTTGAGATAAAACCGAAAAAGGCGATAGAAACTTTCGTACTTGTCCTTGCGCCTTTTTCGCCGCACGTCGCAGAAGAACTTTGGCAGAAACTCGGCAACAAGAATACACTTGCCTATGAAAAATGGCCGAAGTTCGATGAAAATATTGCGAAAGAAAAAGAAATCGAGCTTGCCGTCCAGGTTCTCGGCAAAATAAAGGATAAAATTGTAGTTTCTGCCGATGCGGATGAAGAAGAAATAAAACAAAAGGCTCTTGCCTGTGAGAAAGTCGCTTCCGCCATCGCCGGCAAAGAGATAAAAAAGATAATCATTATAAAATCCAGATTAGTTAATATTGTTACGGGATAAGCCACAGAGAATATGAAAGGTTTAGATTTAGCCACAGAGAGCACAGAGAACACAGAGATATAATAAAATGAACGACGAATTAACAGAAAAAATTATTGGAGCGGCAATAGAAGTTCATAATATACTTGAGCCCGGATTGCTCGAATCAATTTACGAAGAGGCTCTGTGCCTTGAATTTGCGTTGAGAGGCATAAAACATCAAAGGCAGGTTGATTGCGATATTATTTATAAAGGAAAAACTATCAAAGGCCAAAAACTTGACTTACTTGTGGAAAACGAAGTTGTCGTAGAAATTAAATCTTTGTCAAAAATGCCGGAAGTGGCTTTGGCACAGACCCTTTCATATTTAAAAGCAACAAACCTCAAAAGAGGCTTGATAATCAATTTTGGCGAAAAGAGACTGATTGACGGCGTTAAAAGGGTATCTCTATAATGGCCACAGAGAAAAATAATAAATTATTAGCCACAGAGAGCACAGAGGACACAGAGATATTATTTTAAAAAAAACGGCACTAAAAATGGATAAAAAACATATCATTGACGAAATTATTAGAACAGCCAAGGAAAATAATGGTAAACCATTGGGAAGTGGTAAATTTGCCCGTATTACCGGGATTAAGGAGTCAGATTGGTATGGAAAATATTGGGCTAAATGGGGCGATGCCCTTAAGGAAGCAGGATTTAAGCCAAATAAACTCAAATCTGCATATGACGAAGATTTTCTAATAGAGTGTGTAATTTCCTTAATTAGAGAAATAAATAAATTTCCTACATCTGGTGAGCTCCAGTTAAAATCATATAATACAGAAGGTTTTCCTGCTCATAAGACGTTTCGTCGTTTAGGGCAGAAAACTAAAATGGTTCGGAAGATTCTCGCTTATTGCAAAGACAAGAGTAAATACCAAGACGTTATTGAAATTTGCAAGGAAATTTCTGACTCTTCAGAGAAGATAGAGAAATCTGATACCGGAAAAGATAACTTGAAATTCGGTTACGTGTATTTAATGAAATCGGGTGGATATTACAAAATAGGAAAAAGCAATTGCGTTGAAAAACGGAACTATGAAATAGGAATCAAGCTTCCGGAGGAATTGAAAATAATTCATAAAATCAAAACAGATGACCCAACAGGGATAGAAGCCTATTGGCATAATAGATTTGCAGATAAAAGAAAACGCGGCGAATGGTTTGACTTGTCAAACAGCGACATTAAGATATTTAAGCGAAGAACATTTATGTAATAAATATTTCATTCTGTGTTAAAATAATATGATGGAAAATCCAAATATTAAAATAAAATATATCTCTGTGAACTCTGTGGCTATAATTAAATTTCTCTGTGTCCTCTGTGTTCTCTGTGGCTATAATAAAAATTATTTACTCTGTGGCCGCGATAAAGGATAAATAATGACTATCGAAATAGAAATAAAACTGAAAGTCGAGAATATCGAGCCGACCGCGGAAAAACTGGCACAGCTCGGCGCCAAATTCGAGGGCGACTTTATCCAGACAGACGCTTATTACGACGATTCGGAAGATTCGCTGGTCAATTCCGACAGGTGCCTGCGGATAAGAAAGCACAGAAATCATATAGGCGAGGCGATTGAGCTTACTTATAAAGGCGCAAGAGAGAATCATCGTTTCAAGACCCGCCGGGAAATAGGCATAAAGGTCGAAAAAGCAGAAGAGCTCACGGAGCTTTTCGAGGAACTGGGCTATAAAGAAAAACTTGAGTTTGAAAAGAAAAGAAGCCTTTGGGATTTTCACGGCTGCAAGGTCGCGTTGGACGAGTTGCCGCTTATCGGAAAATTCGTGGAAATCGAAGGGCCGGACGACGATACAATCGAACAGGCCCAGAAAGAACTCGGGCTTGGAAATTTAAAACACATACCGCAGAGCTATGCGCATCTTATGGAAGAAGCAATCGCGAAAACCGGCTCGAAGAAAAGAAAGATAACGTTAGACTAAAATAATGAAACCAGACAGCGGCTACATATCTCTGATAATAAACACCAGTTCAGGTGCCAGCAGCGAAAAGCTGATGGTAAAGCAATTCATAGAATACCTGCAGCAGAAAAAATTCCAGATGCAGATTAGTCATACCAAGTCTTTATCTCACGCACGGGCTTTGGCGGCAGAGGCGGCGGTGAAATTCAATTGCGCTATGGTTATCGTCGCCGGCGGAGACGGAACAATCCGTGAGGTTTGCCACGGTCTCGAAGGCAGCGACAAACCGATGATGCTTCTTCCGTGCGGCACTGAAAACCTGCTTGCCAACGAACTCGGCTATAAAACAACTCTCAAAACCGCGATAAGAGTTTTTGAATCAGAGATTATACGGCCTTTGGATTTATGCAAGGCAAACGACTGCTTTTTTACGTCTGTCGGCGGCGTCGGCTTTGACGGTGAGGTTGTAAAACTTGTTGACGACCAAAGAAGGGGCAATATCACTCATCTTCATTATTTCCGGCCTATCTGGAAAACCTTCTGGGGTTATAATTTCTCTAAAATAACCGTTGAAGTCGACGAGAAAACGGTTTTTTCAGGCCGCGGCATTGTCATTTTCGGCAATATATCCAGATACGCCCTGGGTCTGCCTATTTTGCAGGCAGCGGATTTCAGCGACGGCCTGCTCGATATCTGCGTATATAAATGTTCCAATAAGGTTTCTCTTTTGTATCATGCCCTTATGACCACATTCAAAAGGCATCGCAAAAGCAAAAGCGTTTTTTATAAACAATGCAAAAAAATCAAAATATCTTCCGGAAGTTTCATAAGAACCGAACTTGACGGCGACCCGGGTCCGCAACTGCCGCTTGAAATTACTATTATCCCGCAGGCCGTTAAAATTCTTGTTCCGCCGCAGGGCAAACCTTTCGGAATGAGAAGAAGAATATTCAGAATTTTCGAATAAGGAGAATTTAGCCACGAAGACACAAAGGCACAAAATACTTTTTATAATTTTTTTCTTGGTGTCTTAGTGTCTTTGTGGCTATAAAATGATATTATGTTTAAGATAGAAAATATTAAAGTAGAACCTGACGGCGGCTTATTCGTCATAGCAGGTCCGTGTGTTATTGAAACCGAAGAGATTTGCCTGGACATTGCTTCGCGGCTGGCTGAAATCAGCAAGAAGACCGGTGTGCCGGTAATCTTTAAGGCAAGTTTCGACAAAGCCAATCGCAGCAGTATCGACGGTTTTCGAGGGCCGGGGCTGGAAAAGGGCCTTGCGATCCTGGCGAAAGTCAAAAAACAAACTTCACTCGCCCTGCTGACAGATATTCATACACCACAGCAGGCGGCCGCAGCAGCAGAAGTTGTCGACTGTTTACAAATCCCAGCTTTTCTCTGCCGTCAGACAGATTTACTCATCGCCTGCGGCAGGACCGGCAAGCCGGTAAATGTCAAAAAGGGGCAATTTATGTCCCCTGAAGAAATGAAAAATGCCGTTGAGAAAATCCATTCGACCGGCAATGAAAAGATACTGCTGACTGAACGAGGAACGTTCTTCGGCTATAACCGTCTTGTTAATGATATGACGGCAATACCGGCTATGAAAAAACTCGGTTGTCCCGTAATTTTCGACGCAACCCACAGCACCCAGCAGCCGGGCGGACTTGGCAATGCCACGGCCGGCTCAAGAGATATGGCCCCTGTTTTGGCCAGGGCCGCTGTCGCAGCCGGTGCCGATGGACTGTTTATCGAAGTCCATACCGACCCCAAAAACGCAAAATCCGACGCGACAACTATTATGCCTATCGAATGGGTTGAAAATTTATTAATTATCTGCAAAAAAATACACGAAATAGCCAAAAATTAGCGATAATAATAATCCACAAATCCTTTTTAGGCCTTAATGATACTGATATTACCTATAGTACCAAACAACCGTTCAACCATCCGGCCGCTTTAGTCTCCTGACCCACGCGACAATCAGCTAACTGCCTTTATTTAAAAGCACTTATTTCAAATCTTTTGCCTGTCTTTACTAAAGTAAATATTTGTCAATGGCCGATAACTTCTATAGCTCGATTCGTTATAAAGAGTGAATTTGGGAAAATTAAAAATTCTGGTTATCGGTCCGGCAAATCAGGCCGATAACTATGAGGTAGAAATGTTGGAAATTATGGGCAGACAATTGCAGAGAAATTTAAGACAGCTTGTTCTTAACAAAGGCGCCGAACAATTCATATTCAGATATGAAGCCGGCAGCGAAGACCTTCTGCTCGATGCTCTTGTTGCCCAGGCCAGAGACGGCCGAAGCGGATTCGACTGGTTTGACGCAGCGGTTCTCAGTTTCAAGCTGACCCAGTCATTAATAAACGAAGCGGACAGACTTTTGAACGAACAGGCTCCGCAAATGACAGAGCCTTTTGGAAAACAGGACTGAAAGTTTAATCATCCTCGTTAATGAGGCGATTTGGAGATAAAAAAAATGGAAAACTGCGCGATTATTCATGAGTTTCTGGATTATCTGA
The sequence above is drawn from the Phycisphaerae bacterium genome and encodes:
- a CDS encoding tagaturonate epimerase family protein; translated protein: MKLEKLSIGTGDRFAHQGKAQLAAIIKAKQQGCNIVPVWNKSNREHSIIGTKPADLRTEADGAVKALGWKDSYYVDADHINLSTVDSFIEPSNFFTLDVADYIGQKCDEKDLKDFVAQNKKFIGTIEIPGISEKLNITQGDLEKIGEKFLLAVKKAGEIYRHVAEKKGSDNFVTEVSMDESNEPQSPVEMLFILSAIAAEKIPAQTIAPKFTGRFNKGVDYVGNVAQFEKEFNEDIAVINFAVKQFGLPNNLKLSVHSGSDKFSIYTPIKKALKKTGAGLHLKTAGTTWLEEIIGLALAGGCGLEIAKEVYSQALEHFDELCGPYATVIDIDKSKLPSPEEVAKWDSVKFANTLRHDQSCKDYNLHFRQLIHVGYKIAAKMGSCYIEALEKYEDTIAKTVTENIYDRHIKRIFID
- a CDS encoding nucleotidyl transferase AbiEii/AbiGii toxin family protein — its product is MKDYIKQIIENVQDNNLARCIVREYLQARLLEGLQENGAFENWAFVGGTALRFLYLMPRFSEDLDFSISASGVEDNFTGIMKRIKSLFLAEDYSLIIKGKTEKAVKNAFLNFEGLLYELELSPHRSETISIKVEIDTNPPAGANFETSVIRKHCLLNVQHYDRASLLAGKLHALLSRKYVKGRDVYDLFWYLSDRNWPAPNTIFLNNALQQTGWQGQAITIDNWKNETAQRISQYDWNKVIADVRPFIERQQDLKLLAKENLLKLLENDVNR
- a CDS encoding zinc ribbon domain-containing protein encodes the protein MPIFEYKCSDCGKVSEFLEKADSKAGRSCPDCNSKNLKKQFSTFSAVVKQPAAGSKCHTCPSGGTCPHSGL
- the leuS gene encoding leucine--tRNA ligase; this encodes MNENTGFYNFNDIEKKWQTYWETNKTFAASDSDKSKPKYYVLDMFPYPSAQGLHVGHPEGYTASDIIARYKRMNGFNVLHPIGWDAFGLPAEQYAIQTGTHPAKTTQQNINNMRRQIKSLGFSYDWDRQVDTTDQKYYKWTQWIFLKLFNSYFDETEQKAKPIEQLPIPSNLNTEEKRKYIDDHRLAYEAEIAVNWCPELGTVLANEEVIGGISERGGHPVIRKPMRQWMLRITKYADRLQDDLVLVDWPESIKKLQTDWIGKSIGAEVDFKVAGFDETITVFTTRPDTLFGATYMVLAPEHPFVDKITTADKKTAIADYKKKAQSKSDLDRTDLAKDKTGEFTGAFAINPVNDKKIPIWISDYVLISYGTGAIMSVPAHDERDFEFAKKFNLPIIPVVEPEDKALAEQVEKGEYCFAGDGIAINSGKFNGLSTAEFKEKITNWLSEKDLGKKAVNYKLRDWLFSRQRYWGEPFPILHHEDGSITALDEKQLPLTLPEVESYKPSGTALSPLATIDNWLNVKLPDGKTAKRETNTMPQWAGSCWYYLRYLDPDNDMESWSKQKEKYWMPVDLYIGGAEHAVLHLLYSRFWHKLLYDLGYVSTAEPFKKLINQGMILGEDNQKMSKSRGNVVNPDKVITDYGADSMRLYEMFMGPLEAAKPWSMQGVEGVHRFLNKLWRTTIDEETGGLNGNIKDVDADEETQKILHQTIKKVTQNIDTFRFNTAISQMMIFVNHLNKLEIKPKKAIETFVLVLAPFSPHVAEELWQKLGNKNTLAYEKWPKFDENIAKEKEIELAVQVLGKIKDKIVVSADADEEEIKQKALACEKVASAIAGKEIKKIIIIKSRLVNIVTG
- a CDS encoding GxxExxY protein, with product MNDELTEKIIGAAIEVHNILEPGLLESIYEEALCLEFALRGIKHQRQVDCDIIYKGKTIKGQKLDLLVENEVVVEIKSLSKMPEVALAQTLSYLKATNLKRGLIINFGEKRLIDGVKRVSL
- a CDS encoding GIY-YIG nuclease family protein, giving the protein MDKKHIIDEIIRTAKENNGKPLGSGKFARITGIKESDWYGKYWAKWGDALKEAGFKPNKLKSAYDEDFLIECVISLIREINKFPTSGELQLKSYNTEGFPAHKTFRRLGQKTKMVRKILAYCKDKSKYQDVIEICKEISDSSEKIEKSDTGKDNLKFGYVYLMKSGGYYKIGKSNCVEKRNYEIGIKLPEELKIIHKIKTDDPTGIEAYWHNRFADKRKRGEWFDLSNSDIKIFKRRTFM
- the cyaB gene encoding class IV adenylate cyclase, whose translation is MTIEIEIKLKVENIEPTAEKLAQLGAKFEGDFIQTDAYYDDSEDSLVNSDRCLRIRKHRNHIGEAIELTYKGARENHRFKTRREIGIKVEKAEELTELFEELGYKEKLEFEKKRSLWDFHGCKVALDELPLIGKFVEIEGPDDDTIEQAQKELGLGNLKHIPQSYAHLMEEAIAKTGSKKRKITLD
- a CDS encoding YegS/Rv2252/BmrU family lipid kinase, whose translation is MKPDSGYISLIINTSSGASSEKLMVKQFIEYLQQKKFQMQISHTKSLSHARALAAEAAVKFNCAMVIVAGGDGTIREVCHGLEGSDKPMMLLPCGTENLLANELGYKTTLKTAIRVFESEIIRPLDLCKANDCFFTSVGGVGFDGEVVKLVDDQRRGNITHLHYFRPIWKTFWGYNFSKITVEVDEKTVFSGRGIVIFGNISRYALGLPILQAADFSDGLLDICVYKCSNKVSLLYHALMTTFKRHRKSKSVFYKQCKKIKISSGSFIRTELDGDPGPQLPLEITIIPQAVKILVPPQGKPFGMRRRIFRIFE
- the kdsA gene encoding 3-deoxy-8-phosphooctulonate synthase; translation: MFKIENIKVEPDGGLFVIAGPCVIETEEICLDIASRLAEISKKTGVPVIFKASFDKANRSSIDGFRGPGLEKGLAILAKVKKQTSLALLTDIHTPQQAAAAAEVVDCLQIPAFLCRQTDLLIACGRTGKPVNVKKGQFMSPEEMKNAVEKIHSTGNEKILLTERGTFFGYNRLVNDMTAIPAMKKLGCPVIFDATHSTQQPGGLGNATAGSRDMAPVLARAAVAAGADGLFIEVHTDPKNAKSDATTIMPIEWVENLLIICKKIHEIAKN